A portion of the Methanomicrobia archaeon genome contains these proteins:
- a CDS encoding ABC transporter ATP-binding protein yields MIEATGITKTFPDGTEALHNVTFDIRDGESCAVIGPSGCGKTTLLLIFSGILKPSAGRVLVEGKELTAASKELALIFQDYGLFPWKTVYENVSLGLELRGFGKRERKEIVSSLLTDLNLQGFERYYPKQLSGGMQQRVAFARALALNPQIMLMDEPLSSLDALTRENLQNFLLQLWEEKKMTVLLVTHSIEEAVFLGKKVVVLSPRPGTVLKTVENPRMGDLDYRTKEEFFDKCREVRQSLDGGAI; encoded by the coding sequence ATGATTGAAGCGACGGGGATAACCAAGACCTTTCCTGATGGAACGGAAGCACTTCATAACGTCACGTTCGACATACGGGATGGAGAGAGCTGCGCGGTTATCGGCCCTTCGGGCTGCGGTAAGACGACGCTGCTCCTTATCTTCTCCGGTATCCTGAAGCCCTCAGCGGGACGAGTGCTGGTTGAAGGAAAGGAGCTAACGGCGGCGTCAAAAGAGTTAGCACTCATATTTCAGGATTACGGCTTGTTCCCCTGGAAGACGGTCTACGAGAACGTTTCGCTGGGTTTAGAGCTGCGAGGCTTCGGTAAACGGGAGCGCAAGGAGATCGTCTCATCGCTTCTCACAGATCTCAATTTACAGGGCTTCGAGCGATATTATCCGAAGCAGCTTTCGGGTGGTATGCAGCAGCGAGTCGCGTTCGCGCGTGCATTAGCGTTGAATCCACAGATTATGCTCATGGACGAGCCGTTATCGTCATTAGACGCGTTGACGAGGGAGAATTTGCAGAACTTTTTACTCCAGCTCTGGGAGGAGAAGAAGATGACCGTGCTGCTGGTAACGCACAGCATAGAGGAAGCGGTATTCCTGGGCAAAAAAGTGGTTGTACTCTCGCCGAGGCCAGGAACGGTGCTAAAAACGGTGGAAAATCCACGGATGGGTGATTTGGATTACAGAACAAAGGAGGAATTCTTCGATAAATGCAGGGAAGTAAGGCAGAGCTTAGATGGTGGAGCTATTTAA